AAGCGCTGCCCGCTGATCGCCTGGAGGGAAAGTTTTTGGGTGTTGGTGATGTAGTTGGGGCCGCTCCAGTCCCAGTCGGTGTAGTTGTAACCAAAGCCCGCGCGGACGAAACCCGTGCGCCAGTTGTTGGCGTATTCGAGGCCGGTCGTAAAGCTGTCGCTCGAGACATCGCCATTGAAGCCGTTTTTCAGGTCGGTCGAAAAGGCGTGCTCGTAGTTCTGGCTCAGCGTGAAGCCGAGCTCTTGTTGCGGCGAAATGATGTCCAGAAAGGTCGTGCCGCCGGTTGGGCTTTGGGCCCAGGATTGCACCGCCAGGGAGCTGAGAAAAAGTGACAGAAAAATACTTTTAGCGCGCATATATGGGCAGGATGAACTGCAGACAGGGAAATGCAAATGACATGCGACGTTTTTTGCCCGTTCGTTCCCTCGGGCCGGAATCTGTTTGCAATGGGCGGCGGTCTCTGCCTACTTAGCGGGCTTTTCCCATGAAACGGACCCATACATGCAGCCAGTTGAACCAAGCCAACGCGGACGAGTCAGTCACCCTGATTGGGTGGGTTGAGTCGGTTCGCGACCACGGCGGCGTTCTCTTCGTTGACCTGCGCGACCGCGCCGGGTTGACCCAGATTGTGTTCCACCCCGATTACCCGGAAATCCATGAAATCGCCGGCCGTCTCAAGGACGAGTCCGTCATTCAGGTCACGGGTATCGTCAAACTGCGCGAGCCGTCGACCGTTAATAAGAATTTGCCGACCGGCGAGATCGAAGTCTCCGCGCGCGAAGTCATCGTCCACAACATGTGTGAGACGCTGCCCTTCCCGCTGGAAGACGCCAAGGCTGAGAAGGTCAATGAAGACCTCCGCCTGCAGTACCGCTACCTCGACCTGCGCCGCCCAAAGATGCGCGAGATGATGACCATCCGCTCCAAGGCGACCAAGTCCTGCCGCGACTACCTGGCCGACAACGAGTTTCTCGAAATCGAGACGCCGGCCATGTTTAAGTCGACTCCGGAAGGCGCGCGCGAGTTCCTCGTGCCGAGCCGCCTGAACCCGGGCGACTTCTACGCGCTGTCCCAGAGCCCGCAGCAATACAAGCAGATGCTGATGGTGGCCGGTATGGAGCGCTACTATCAGATCGCCCGTTGCTTCCGCGACGAAGACCTTCGCGCCGACCGTCAGCCCGAGTTTACTCAGATCGATATCGAGATGAGCTTCATCGAGCGCGAAGATATGTATGCGCTGATCGAAGGCATGCTCCAGAAGATGTGGAAGGACGTGCTCGACGTCGATGTGCCCACGCCGTTCCCGCGCCTGACCTACGTTGACGCGATGAACCGCTACGGCGTCGACAAGCCCGACACCCGTTTCGACATGGAGCTCGTCGACCTCTCTGAAGACCTCAAGGACACCGGCTTTAAGGTGTTCTCCTCCGTCATCAAGGGCGGCGGCGTGGTCAAGGCGATCAACGCCAAGGGCCTCGGCGACATTTCCCAGGGCGAAGTCAAGGCGATGGAAGACGTGGCCAAGAGCCTCGGTGCCAAGGGCCTGGCCTACATCGTCGTCCGTGGCGACGACGTCAAGGAATGGCGCTCGCCGATCATCAAGTTCTTCAGCGAAGACGAGCTCAACGCGCTCAAGACCAAGCTCAGCATCGAAGACGGCGACCTGATTCTGTTCGCCGCCTCGAAGTGGGAGCAGGCTTGCTCGATCCTCGGCCGCATCCGCCTCGAGTCCGCCCAGCTCCTCAAGAAGCGCGGCAAGCTCGAGATCTCGGAAAGCCAATACAACTTCCTTTGGGTCGTGGACTTCCCGCTCATGCTCTTTGACGAAGAGGCAGGCCGCTATGTCGCCGCGCACCACCCGTTCACGGCTCCGCACCCGGAAGACATCGACAAGCTGGACACGGACACCAAAAACTGCCGCTCGCAAGCCTACGACGTCGTGCTCAACGGCTCGGAAATCGGTGGTGGCTCGATCCGTATTCACCAGCCCGAGCTGCAGGACCGCGTCTTCAAGAACGTGCTCCAAATGCCGCAGGAAGTGATCGAGTCGCGCTTCGGCTACATGATCAAGGCCTTCAAATTCGGCGCCCCGCCTCACGGTGGCATCGCGCTCGGCCTTGACCGTCTGGCCGCGATCCTCGGCAACGCCAAGTCCATCCGCGAAGTCATTGCGTTCCCGAAGACCCAGCGTGGTCAGGACCTGATGACCATGGCCCCCGGACCGGCAACCGACAAGCAGCTCCGCGACCTCCACATCGCCGTCACCAAGCTCGAAGACTAGGGCGCAGCCCTAGGACCCTCGATGCTGACGCATCGCGATTGCCGCATTGCGGCAATGAGCGAAGGGGCAAATTTTTCAAAACCGCGCATCCAGATGGGTGCGCGGTTTTTTAGCGCATTTGAGCGGGGGGCAATGTTGGTTGGTGAGCTTTTTGAGAAGCGTCTGAAGTGTCTGCTTTTTCCTCAGTAGCGTCGTCGTCCGAGCTATCATCGTCTTCCTCGGCCATGTCTGCCAAGTCGTCTGTGGCCATGCCAGCGCTAAAGCTGCCTGAAGGGTCATCGTCGCTTACTCCAGCTGCGATGTCGGCGACATCAAGTGCTGCCTCCAAGTCTTGTTCGCCGTTTTTGCAGCCTGTGGACAGGATGCACGTGAAAATGGTGAGAATCGAGAGCAGTCTTTTCTTCGTGAGCATGCAGTTACCGGTATTAACCACACACATTTGGGCAACCCTCAAATCTCTGGATGCAGCGGCACGTTGCCGACAAGTTGCTATTTGAGTTTTTCGAAGAGTTGGCCTTACGTCGTTTCGCTCTGAATATCTGCTCTCCGGCTAGGCCTCGCCGTTCTCCAAGTTATCACGCACCTTGCC
This is a stretch of genomic DNA from Cerasicoccus sp. TK19100. It encodes these proteins:
- the aspS gene encoding aspartate--tRNA ligase; this encodes MKRTHTCSQLNQANADESVTLIGWVESVRDHGGVLFVDLRDRAGLTQIVFHPDYPEIHEIAGRLKDESVIQVTGIVKLREPSTVNKNLPTGEIEVSAREVIVHNMCETLPFPLEDAKAEKVNEDLRLQYRYLDLRRPKMREMMTIRSKATKSCRDYLADNEFLEIETPAMFKSTPEGAREFLVPSRLNPGDFYALSQSPQQYKQMLMVAGMERYYQIARCFRDEDLRADRQPEFTQIDIEMSFIEREDMYALIEGMLQKMWKDVLDVDVPTPFPRLTYVDAMNRYGVDKPDTRFDMELVDLSEDLKDTGFKVFSSVIKGGGVVKAINAKGLGDISQGEVKAMEDVAKSLGAKGLAYIVVRGDDVKEWRSPIIKFFSEDELNALKTKLSIEDGDLILFAASKWEQACSILGRIRLESAQLLKKRGKLEISESQYNFLWVVDFPLMLFDEEAGRYVAAHHPFTAPHPEDIDKLDTDTKNCRSQAYDVVLNGSEIGGGSIRIHQPELQDRVFKNVLQMPQEVIESRFGYMIKAFKFGAPPHGGIALGLDRLAAILGNAKSIREVIAFPKTQRGQDLMTMAPGPATDKQLRDLHIAVTKLED